CATAGCAGTATATATACTCTGTAACAGTtaagttttaaaacaatattaattctagaGCATGAAGTTACAACAGTTCAGTGCCTAGCACACAATGAGCACTTGAATGATGGATTAAAGCTTGGTTAAAGGTATGAAGTGAGTCAAGAGTAATTACGTTAATTCTAACTTTAAGAATTTCCTTGTTGGTCCTTGAACATGGCGAACACATGACacacacaggaggatcacaagttcaaagggagcttcagcaatttagtgaggtcctaagtaatttagcaagaccctgtatccaaataaaaaataaaaagtgttaggTATGTGGCTTAATGGGTAAGcgcccctggggttcaatccctgatacaaaactaaaataaaataaaatgttccttaTCTTTGAACACAGATTTAATTTCAAAcagtgttttattgttgttgttgttttttcctgcCTTTAATACTCAAGACTGCAAAAGAGTGTTAATTATTTATGAGGAcattatattttgaagaaatgaatttatttaaacaatCAATACAAGGGTAAGAAGTGAAAAACCACTAGCACAATGGTTCTCATAGTGGTTGATATTCTGCATACATTCCTAAGATAACTTTAAGTGAATGGAATAGACCCACAGAACACCCATATTCTTTGGTATTGCCATtaagtgttttaattttaaaaatttgaaaacaattaaACACTTAAATTGAATAATTAAACACAAAGTTTAGTTCATATTATAATACAACTGAATTTATGTGGGCAAATTAAGGGTGATAAAACTTCAGTTAAACTAAAATATGctctttaaatttgttctaattggatCAATAGCTGACCTCACTGTCCTGATGATTTATTGTTTTGTGATTCTCAATAttaataaagcaattttaataGTTGAAATACAATCTATTTTGTGATTGATTTTTTGAATCTGGTAATTTTGCAAAAATGCCTCGGGATGGTGTTAACGCTGCTGTGTCTCGCCAGCCGCAGTGAAGTCAACTTACATGCTAGGTAGCATGGAGACACTTCAAAATTATTTCACCCAGTAATTTCCTTTGGTCCTACTTATTTGGGTTTTATATTCTGGTGTAGCATCATTATTTTAAGGACATAAAGTATGGCTAGAAATGAAATGGAGACAACTGACcagaaaaagaaatctgtaaAAAAATTATACCATACGTTACTGGTAAAGGCTTCAATAGATAACCAATCAATCACATATATCTAATGGTTCAAGGCACAAGAAAACAGATTGGACTTGCTTTTATATTCGCCTCAACAGATACCCTATAATAACCACACCAGTATAATAGAGCAATCAAGAATAAACttaatttgtcttttaattggtgcataTGTGGATATCTCCAAAtacatttgatatatatatacatatatgtccaATATCCAAATTATTTTAATCCATATCCATTTATTTCtcagatttaaaataacaatattgacacataaaaggaaaaagttATCAATGCCAGGCTTCTGATTAAATAATCAAATCAGATTTAATGCTATTGTAGCTATTTCTTCAGGAAAACACAGACTTCCACACTTACTGGTCAGTTACTTGTTCATTAAACTTTTAACTTTGCCTAGAATgatttcaagtaatgaaaataAGATTTCTTGACTTGCTTGGgataatatataatatgcaaGAAAAAGGACATTGTGTTTTGGTGGTGGTTCTTTTAAGCCAATCATCAAACATGTTTTCATCTGCATttggaaaatgctttcagtttaatgttaagtttttcaataaaacaaaataaacttacaTTAAATTGGTTAGCACAGTTGTTAAGTCTTCCAATCTTCAAATTCAAGACTCACAACCATGATTGCAGAAGAAAAACACAACACAAATAATCTCCTCTGGCCATCACCTTAGGGGCTGATTTTCTTGTACTGTCAAATTCTATCACAAGCTGTCACTTTTCCAAGGTTTGGATAGTGCTTTGCAACAGAACTGCCTGAGAAGATTCAGAAAGCCTTTGTTCTTGGGCTTACATGGTAAGCACTTGGTGTGATTCTTAATCACATTTTTATCCAGAACACAGGGTTACAGGTCACATTTTTTGTTAACAAGGCTTATAGTGATTTGTgctctataaatataaatacatttacatGCTGAATACATACACACTAATGTGGGGACATGTAATTAGGCAACCATCCATAAGCAGAATGGAATAATAATTGCAGGAAAGGTAGTATATGATGCCAGGCCCATGCAGACTATAGACACCAATCCCAAGATCGCTGAAGCAAGAACACTTCTCTGATCACGAATAATTATCTTCAGCATctcaaaaaactggaaaataaaagttaagaatgTTAGGAAAGGTAGCTAAACCTAAAAGAATCACATATACCAAATAGCAAAACAGTTTTTACAACTATTTTCTGTCTACCAGGAGAACTAGAAATTTCTGTGTGAtatgtgaaaaaatttaaaatgtagataaCTCAGTTTCTTGATTCTATATCCTGAATAGGTGAAATAATACAACAAACAACTaggttaataaattttaaaatacagaattttataGAAAGCTAAAAGTTATTCAGGATGAAaggttaaaaatattcaaatacttgTTAGTATTAATAGCATGTTCTAAAATTACATAAGAAAGATCTCTAATACTGTGTAAAAAACAGAATTAAGTTTATTGTTAGGGGGAATTCAGTTTTTCTAATTCACCATTCTAAATATGCTCAATGTCAATAATAACTTTATATAAAGCTTAAAATCTGAAGGCATAAAATTAGTCTCATTTTGTTGTCATATCCCATTCCCTGTCTAAATATATTATATTCACCGTCAATTATATGCACACATAAATTGGTTACTGGAAATAACCTTCAGTAATGCATTCTCTTAATGTGTagttttttcttagaaaaaccaTTTTACTTGGAAGCAATGGCCTCTGTTGAATTCCTGAATCCACCTCTTATTGACTGAGTGATCTCAAATAAGTCACTTAACCTGTCAACTCCTCTTCATAGAAATACAACTCCTCTTCATAGAAATACCATGGCAACTGTGGGGATCAAATGAGATCTTCTATGCAACAGtgtattttatattcttctacAAGTTATATAAATGTAAAGTATTATAATGATTATTATCACTGTTGAGAATCTCTACCTCATCATTGTCACTGCAAGAATTTAACGATTatcatttttaaagagtttttctATTCATACTAGATTTAAGCTCTTGTTCCAGAACATGGCATTGTGTATGATTTTAAGTTCTCTTATAGTGTCTTATAGAGTATTGGACAGCGAGGTTTCCAAAGTTTTTCTTCTTGTTATATTGACCAAGATAGCTTAGAACattgaagcttaaaaaaaaaaaaaaaatcctcctgctttagcttccaaAAGCCTTGGGAATATTTccatattaattaatttgtttatttattttgcagtgctgaggctCAAGTTCAGGatctggcacatgctaggcaaatactgtaccactgagctgtatccacAGCTGGGTTTCCAAGTTCtttcaccagggattgaactcaggggcactcggccattgagccatatctccaggcctattttatattttatttagagacaggatctcactgagttgcttagccccatACTTTTGCTGAGTTCAaaaactctccatcctcctgcctcagcctctcaagctgctgggattacaacaaGTGTGCACACCTTGCCCAGCTGGTTTCCAAGTTCTTAAAGGAGACAATAAACAAGTTCAATACAGTCATGAGTCACAATAGTGACATTTCATTGACAACTGACCACACATAGAACATAGCCCAGTAAAATGATAATGCTTATGTAAGTATACTCTATCATGTTCATACAATGATGACATCTCCTAACTGTGCATTTCTCATGTCACTAAGGATGCAtgactgtatattttaaaaaattttttcctagTTGACCTTTATTGATAAAATTCACATTACATGGGATTTTGAGATGCTCCTTAATCAAGTTTTAtaataatgaattacattttaagtttttcttttctacaaaacTAATGTGAAGtttctttcttataatttatATCATAGATTGTTATGCTGAATTTTATAAGGTTCATATTTAATAATCATTAAGTCTTCTGTTAAATTGCTCATAAGATAGCAAAAGATATTAACAGTCAATGctagtaaaaaataatttccacttTAGTCTGTAAGCAATGAGAaaaattgtttattgattttcatttcttttaaataagtcAAGAAAGATGTCAACTAGAAAACAGGGTAGTTTTCTAGATTTATGTTTCCTTCAAGATATATTTCCTAAACACAGAACTGATAAGGCATAAAACTGCTAAATTTTACTTCTGGTGGAAATAAAGTCTGTGGTGAACATTACTGCCATATCCTCTGTCCTCACAGGAGTGGATCCATTCAAAATTTGTTCTCAGTGAATGActatatattttaacatactaTCTTAACTGTGCATAGTTATCCCTGTTCATacttttacatattatttaagaGAGAAACATCCTGTTAATCATCCTGTTAATCATCCAGATGTTGATCTATTTATAGGTCAAGcatttgatttgtttctttttttagtatttattttttagtttcagatggacacaatatctttattttatatttatgtggtgctgaggatcgaaaccagtgcctcatacatgctaggcgagcactctgccattgagccacaacctcagccctgatttgtttcttttctactAAACTAAAACATTAGTTAATAAGAACATTGTCTTAAAAGTAGTGATGATCAAAATGAATGAAGTTTTCAGGACAGTTAGAAAAGGAGGTTGGAAATACCAGAAGGCGTATTTAGGTAAGTAAGTTGTCCTGATACAGTTATGTTTGCTTCTTCTTCATCCTACTAGTGAAGGCAAACTAAGAATTGGGGCAAATTCTCCCCTGAAGCAGTTTCTCTCAAAGAGCATTTCATTTCTAATGTTCCAGTTCTTGTTCAGTTGGCCATCAGCCCAGGAGGCATCTCTAGAGGTACTGAACAGTAGGAAGTTTCTAGAAAGGGATCAAGAAGCCTGTAGGGATACTTTTGTGAGTGCTGAattcacagaaaatgaaaaattttctgtttccattGGTAAAAAAACTTAGTAAGATGTAGAGCAATTTTCTGTTCATATTCattttggcaaagaaaaaaacagtattaGCAAAGTCAGAAAAAAACATCATAGGAGAAAAAGCATAAGGCGTTGTAATCAAAGGATttataaagtataattataaaattatgatttaCAAAATCCTAATGATCAAAAGCAATATCAAAATCTCTTAGTTTTATGGCTTCTAAACTTGTAAAAAGAATTTATCACAAAGAACTAAAAGGTTCTTTCCCAGTTCATTTTCAAACTAACTGCAGTGTTTTTCTGAGGGAAAACCTTTGGGagagttttgtgtttttttttttttttccaacatgaaTTTAAGTAAGAGACCACTTTAACACGCTCATGTTAAGATGATAATAGCTTTGAATATGGAGATTTCAACAATCGAATCCAGaatcaaataatttcttatatttctaaaaAGTAGAACTTCTTTATTATGAATGGCCTACTTCTCTCTGGGAAAGTTCAAAAAACAGTTCTTAGAATTAGAAAATTTGgggatgaagattttttttccccctgaggaaATCTAGTCTGTGGCCAAAATTGTTTGTTAGACCATTCAAAGTGAAGACAAAAACTCAGTTTCACAAGAGGTGCTATGCAGCAACAGTAATTAAAACACTTCTCCACTGCTGCTAAACCTGACAAAGTTTCCAAAGATGAAAAACTACTACAACTAGTTATTTATGCAGATTATTTTACTAGCTTTAAAAAGCACTTGTACTCTGtttctgtagaaatatataatacaGTGCTCCATGTGTTCCATGAAGAAGTAACTCCTAATTACTAGATAGAAATACTGATTTTCCTTGGAGAAATGATTTGCTTGGTTCTTAAGTAAATCTGACGTGTTTCCTTTTGCATACTTTTAGAGACAGTGTTTGTAAATGTGGGCAAGTTCATTTCTAAACAGGCCTGGACTGGAGCTGTGATTCTTGAATCATTTCACAGTGTTCtaactgtattttaattttgcttgggAAAGAATTCCTAGATTGAGGCTGAGCTCTATAAAAAATCTACAGGGGTTTCATACATCaatgtataaaaacataataCTTTCATGCTTTGTGGGGCAGGGAGTTCCCATTTGggtaaaaaaaattagtaagatGTGGAGCAATTAAAAATCTAAGATTTGATTATATTTACTCAGATTCTTCATCTAAATGTGAACAGGAATATTAAAGCTCATTGTGTGTTCACCCAGGTTTCCATTAAGAAGAGTGAATATTAACAATACCTCTTTAACAACTACAGTGAAGGCTGAGAAAGCTTCCAATTGCAAATGAAGTGGCAGGCTTAAAATGTTGACTATCTTTAAAAGTTAAGAGattccaaaagaaaacaatctgcCCCCGCCCTTGGATTTGTGGCTCATTTAAGAATCTTAAATTGTAATACTGTTTTTTCAAAGTTCCTGTAAAAATTACCTTCTAACATTTAAAGAGctctttttgaaaaatcaatagaTTTGATCCCTGGGGAACTTGTAAATGCCCTAACTATCTTTGGAGCTAATGGATAAAGGATGGTTAACAATGAGGGAGTTAGATGGGGATTAAAGTCAATACAGGAAAAGATTCACAGTACAAGGAGAAAACTTctctgaagcaaaaaaaaaaaaaaaaaaaaaaaaaaaaacagaaataaagggtTTATCAGGGATGTCCTAATAGCAGGACATTTTGGTAGTTTATATTAAGCTAAGGGAATTCACTCCTGGGAGCTTACAGAGGGACAAATATGCACACttccttattttaatatttataatattatggattaaataaatacaatacaCACCTTCCTTCCAATTGCAATTCTTGGGAAAAGTTGCAAGTTACTGCAAAAGATTTCCTGAGACCCCTCAACCACTTGCTCTTTGTCATTTGAATTACTATGGTTGTGTATATATCTGATGACTTCTGCAGCAATAACAGGGCTGCTGTCTGGATTTGCTGGAAGCGGTCCTGCATGGCTACAGCCTTTTCCTGAGCATATCCTGCAAAGCTCTTcgacatttattttacttactttgtCTCCCTTAGAAACATCAGAGCTTTCCGTACTTAATCTAGAACTCTTAAGAATGGTGAATGGTGTGGAAATAGTGGGGGAGGTACACAAGATTCCTGCTACCAGGGAAGAGAAAATGTCAGAGATGGTAGGGGGCGTCCCCACCGAGCCCAACTCCCTAGAGTCATACATCCTACCTTGTCGACCTGGGGGCTGATCGCGGAACCGTATCTGCAGTAAGTTACAAAGTGTTCGCAATTGTTCCACAATAGGCTGTAGGAGGTCAGACCCAACAGTTTCTCAGCCCTCCGGGCCACCTCCTCGTTGAGCAGAGCCTTCTTTTTGACGTACTGGTCCAGGTGATTGACAAGGATGTCGGCTCCATAGGCGAAGTCCTCCACTGTGTCCACGCGGATGCTGGCCACCTTACCAATGACGCCCAGAATGAGACGCTTGTTGGAGACCACTTTCTGCGTGCGCTTCTTGTCATTGGTCAGAGCCAACAAAATGTCGGGCATTAGGTGTGCGACACGGTTGTCGCCCAGGTAGATGCCATAGTGGGTCAGGTGGGTCCGGGGCACTTCCAGTAAGTCGCCGCGGAGGAAACAGTTGACCTCATAGaattttttccatcctttttctTCTCCCGGGATGTCTAAACTGAAAAACCTGAAGTTGGAAAAGAGGACCAGCTTCTCCAACAGTAGGGACACCACCTCCAGCATCGGGTTCTTCATTCTGCAAGGAAGAGTGAGTCTTGGGAGAggtgctgctgcagctgctgtgGCCCGAGTCCGGCTGTGCAAGGTAAACTCGCCAGACAGTGGCGCTGCGCTGCTGCTCACCTGCAGGCCCGCCAGCGACCCAAAGCCGCGAGGTAAAGCGACTGCTAAGGAGGGAGACAGAAAAGGAGCGGAGGGAGAGAAGCCTGGAAAGCAGCTCTGCCAATTCTGACTGCGGGCTGAAGAGGGTGAGGAATTAGAGTAGCTGCCGACCGCGGGGACAGTGGGACCCACGCTCTGAGGAGCGAGAGAAGAAACACACCTCGCGGAAGGTGCCGGGGTGCAGAACCACGCGCCTTCGTCCAGAGCACTGCTTTCGCTGCGGCTTTTATCACCGTCGAGGGGGCGGGACGAACGCGGTCATTGACTCGGCGAGAGCACTGATTGGGTGCTGGTGAGAGCACTCGCCCGGAGGTAGCAGGACCCAGGGTTCTTTGGAAGCCCGCGGGCAGAGCCCCAGAGCTCTCACGTTCGGCACCTAGTCCCCCTTTTGCCGTGGGCTCTGTCTTGCACTGAAGCCCGAAGTACTCTGGCCTTTAGGCGGCTGATTTAGAGGCCGAAGGCGTGGCCACGCGACAGATCCTGCACCTGTCGAGACTGGGGCACGTTCTCAAAACTTCGGAATCTTCTTCAGTGGAAAGTTTCCTAGGGCGCGATTTCTGAGTAGGACCACTCCTTCCGAAGGGATGGATACCCAGAGACGTTGGCTTCCTAAAGAGTTTGCATTCACTCTGCCAAGTGTGCGCTCCTGGAAAGCCTGCaaattctttctcaaaatgaTATCTCCCCCGCCCCCTTAAGTGTCCCGAATCCCTGGTGCTTTCAGGAAGAACACGGGTGGATGGGGTTGTTACCCTCGAATCAGGATCCCAGCGCAAGCGATTGGAACTCGAGGACCCTCTGCGCTCCACAGTACCAGTGGCCGTTGAGCGCGCGGCAGTCCAACCGTCAGCATGAAAAACCGTGAGGCCCCAACGTCCACCAGGAAAGGAGGATTCATGTCTAGTTTTTTTTCTGGCGTTAGGGTCACACGGCCCAAGCTTCGGTTTACTCACGGAAACGTTACCGATTTCTCTTAAAGCGCAGCGATCCTGAAGTGCCTACGGGAGGCTAAACACTACGCGTCTGCAGCCTGAACCAGGCGCATCCGCGAGGGTGGTCCCCGCGAGTCGCCGTGTGAGGGAGCTGCTGATAAACTGGCCACGCGATGTCCCGACCCTGTGCTGAGTTCCGTGCTAATGCATTATGTAAATGCTTAAATTCCGCGGACAAAGGCCACAATGGAGAGCCTCAGTTGGCTCCACAAAGCCGCCTAGCTCGGGGCTAATAGGTTTAATCAGAGAGAAGATTGTCGGCTCGCCTGGGGGAGGGCGTTCACTGCGGATGATGGATGAAGGGACATTCATTTTACCTGGAAGATGAAGGGGGCTTTGGAGACCAGATGGGAAGGAGACCGGCTTCCCATTATCCTCCTCCGAGGCCACCTCTTACCCACCCCTCTCCGTCTGCTTTTAGTGATCTGTCTCTTGGCAGTGACTTTTGTTCGTTACACAAACCACTGCGAATCCCATTATGGtgtcaggaaaaaaagaagaaacttgtACAAACGAATCAAAGGAAGAaggtggggaagggagagagtCAGTGGACATGGAcagttttaaaaacttatttcccTAATCTGTCCCCTGAATTCAAAGAAAAGTGCGGGGCTAGAGGGTTTCTGAAATTAATCAAACACTTCTGCACAAGGGGGGAGCTTGTTTTCTTTTAGCAGCACACTAAGGCAGCAGTACCAACAGTTCGTACTTCCTTAAAATGGGGGAAGGTCCGTGGAAAATTTAGAATGTCTGATCCAGATTTGGGCTGGTATGTTAACTGTAGATTCATCGTCCGACTCGCAGGCTCTGGACTCGCTGGAAACTATACTGGAGCTTGTGTCCCGGCCAAATGGCCCCAGAGATCAAAAGAGTCTTGGTAATTAGCAGTTTCCGTCTCTGGTGGTCACTAACGCTGCTTATAAACTTGCAGGAGACAAAAGCATGGGGTTGCATAGAGATTTTTTCTAGATGAAAATATATTGAGAGGGAAGACTCTACAGATTCTCAGCCTCACCCACGGGACGTTTTGAGGAGAGGCAGGTAGTGCCTCGCTGTTTTGcatttgaagttattttttctcttgcctgtTGGGGTCAAGTTTTGGACTGCCTTTTTTTTCTGCAAGGGGGAATTGGTGTAGTTTAATATTGCAGGTATTCTGCAGCTTGGGAAATGAAGTTTCTGGAAGATTATTGGTTTTGCCTGTGATAAATACCGATTGTTAAGCCATAAtataatatcattaaatatatttttctcaatgGAACTGCCTGCCCCACCTGCAGGAAATTCAGCTTTGGGTAACCCGAAGCAGGCAGCCAAATGTCTTTTATGACACTTCTGAAGTCTTCCAACCCCTTAATGTAGAGG
This genomic interval from Ictidomys tridecemlineatus isolate mIctTri1 chromosome 9, mIctTri1.hap1, whole genome shotgun sequence contains the following:
- the Lrat gene encoding lecithin retinol acyltransferase, which produces MKNPMLEVVSLLLEKLVLFSNFRFFSLDIPGEEKGWKKFYEVNCFLRGDLLEVPRTHLTHYGIYLGDNRVAHLMPDILLALTNDKKRTQKVVSNKRLILGVIGKVASIRVDTVEDFAYGADILVNHLDQYVKKKALLNEEVARRAEKLLGLTSYSLLWNNCEHFVTYCRYGSAISPQVDKFFEMLKIIIRDQRSVLASAILGLVSIVCMGLASYTTFPAIIIPFCLWMVA